Part of the Rhodococcus sp. OK302 genome is shown below.
CACACCACACAACCAGATGTTCCCGAAGACGAGCTCGGCATTCGATCCCGACTACAAGTATCCGTACGCCTTCGATCCGGAGGCGGCCAAGGCATTGGTCCAGAAGAATGGAAACACCAAGGTCACGCTAACGTTCGGTGCCGGGAGCAACACCGAAAAGCCCACCAACGTCATCCAGTCTGCCCTGTCCACTTCGGGCTTCGATGCCGAGCTCAATCCCGTTCCGCTCAACCAGCTCGAACCACGCTACATTGCCGGTGAATTCGATCAGATGGTCGCCAACTCGTTCACACCCAAAGTCGATCCTGCGGAAACCGTGAACTTCTACTTGGTCAACAACTTCAAGTTCGCTGCCGACGACCCGGAAATCCTGGGCATGATCAAGCAGGCTGCCGATCCGACGATGTCCGAGAACGACCGTGCCGAGCTGTACCACAAGATCTCGGCGAAGACGCTGGAGAAGGCCCTGTGGGTCCCGATCTGCAACCAGACCAACGCCACGCTCTCGAGCAACAAAGTGGTCGGCGCCGACGACGTCCCGTGGGTCAACGTCGGAATCTACGATCTTCGCCATCTTGCGATGACAAAGTAGGCCTACGCATGAACAAGGACCGCACATGACCGATAGATCCACTGCTACCAGAACCACGGCCACGCTCGGTATCGACCGTCTCGCGGTCACCGCCTGGTTCGAGCGCTCAGTCCCGAATGCTCTCGCTCCGTTCAGCTTCGAACAGATAGCCGGGGGCCGGTCAAATCTGACGTACCTGGTCACCGACACCTCGGGTACTCGTTGGGTACTCCGCCGACCCCCGTTGGGAAAGATCGTGGCCACCGCTCACGACGTCGTCCGCGAGGCAGGCATCTTGTCTCGACTCTCAGATACCGGGGTTCCGGTTCCAACGGTCGTCGGTGTCTGTACCGATCTCGAGATCAACGGATCTCCATTTTTCGTCATGGAATTCCTGGACGGAGAAATCCTGCGGGACTCGGACGCGGTGGAGGCTTTCCTCCCTCCCACCGAACGCCGCGCACTTGGCAATTCGCTCGTCGACACTCTCGCGCGCCTGCACTCGTTGGACCCCGCGGCTCACGGTTGGTCGCAGCGCTCGACATCGGGAGGGTATGTCGAACGGCAACTCTCACGCTGGTCCGCCAGTTGGGAAGGAGATCGTGTGCGAGTCCTCGAGGACATCAGTCGCACCCGTGACGCATTGAGTCGCCGGACCCCACCCCAATTACGCTCGAGCGTCGTACACGGTGACTATCGCCTCGACAACGCTCTGATGGGCACACAGGGCCAGGTGCTCGGAGTGCTCGACTGGGAACTGTCGACAGTCGGTGACCCACTGGCGGACCTGGGGCAGTTCTTGATGTACTGGGCGCAACCTGGCGACGAGGTAACCGCGCTCGAGACGCCCCCGACGTTCGCAGCCGGTCTACCCACCCGAGACGAACTGGCTGATCGCTACTTGACCGCCACCGGTATGCCTGGCGACGACTTGGAGTATTACCTGGCATTCAACTGGTGGAAAACGGCCTGCATCGTCGAAGGCGTCTACACCCGCGTATCCCGCGGATCGATGGGTCGCACCGACCGCACCCCCGAATCGTTCGGTGTCCAGGCACAGCGTCTGGCTGCACAGGCCTGGTCGTGCGCACAGAACCTCGCGTGAAACGCAACGGTGCCCTTTTCGCCGGGCGCGCATCAAACCTTTGTTCAACTGTCGTAGAATTCGCGACGCGATCCTTGCACAAACATCGGAGGTAGGCATGGAGTGGTCTGAGCGCCACGACCTGATTCTCGGGCAGGCAGCATCGCTGTTTGCCACCAAGGGAATCGCAGGCACCCCGGTGCGGGATATCGCCGACGGAGTCGGCATCCTCTCCGGCAGCCTTTATCACTACTTCGAATCCAAGGATGCAATCGCGTACATGATCGTGTCGAGGTATCTCGACGATCTGACTGCTCGATACGAAGCGATTACCGACGCCGATCCGCGGGATCGGCTTACCTCGATCGTCCACGCCTCGCTGGCCGCAAGCGTTGCGCACCCGCATGCCTCGGAGATCTATCAGAACAACTCCGAATATCTTCGAAAACTTCCGGGGAACAACACTATTCGATCGGCAGCCCGCACCACCAAGACAACGTGGATGGATGCGATCGCCTCCGGAATCGAAGCCGGACAGCTTCGCGCGGATCTACCCGCAGACGTGATCTACGGATTGATGCGCGACGCGGTCTGGTTGTCGCTGCGGTGGTTCTCCCCCACCAAGAACTATTCGATCGAACAGTTCGGCGATACCTTGATCTCGGTCTTCCTCGAAGGCATCGAACCACAAAAATAGACGACCCCGCACAGTTCACACCACCGTCTACATTCTCCCATGCAGCAAATGTTTGATACGTATCGAGAGGTGCATCATGATCGACAAGAATTACTATGGCCCCTGGGCTGTCATCGCCGGCGGATCTGAAGGTGTGGGCAGTGCATACGCCCGCCAATTAGCCACTGCCGGTATTAATCTCGTACTTCTCGCCCGCAAGAGTGGCCCACTCGAAGAGACCGCATCCGAGGCGCGCGCCCTGGGCGTCGAGGTCACGACACTCGAACTCGACCTACTGGACGACGATGCGCTCGATCACTTGCGAGCGGTCACGGACCCACTCGACGTGGGGCTGCTCGTATTCAACGCCGGCGCAGGATCATATGCCAGCGAATTCGTCAGCAGTGACCTCGCGGCTGTGCAGCGCACTATCGATCTGAACATCAAGAGCCAACTGGCCCTCACCCACCACTTCGGTGGCCGGATGAAAGAACGCGGTAGTGGCGGCATCATCCTGATGGGGTCGATCTCCGGGTACCTCGGAACCGAGCACATCAGTTTCTATGCTGCAGCAAAAGCTTTCGGAAGAATTTTTGCCGAGGGTTTGTGGCTCGAACTGGCTCCGCTCGGTGTTCACGTCCTCGAAGTAATTCCCGGCGCAACACGAACACCGGCGTTGGGCCGTCTGGGATTGAATCTCGACATGCCGGGCTTGGTCCTGGCAGATCCCGAAGACGTAGCCCGCGAAGGCCTCGAGCACCTCGATCAGGGCCCGATCTGGATTACCACCGGCCACTTCGAGACGGCACAGAAGCAAAGCGGCTTCGACCGCAGCGCACTGCTTCTCGAAGCTGCCGAGCGATTCCGAAAGATGTCGTCAGCGACATAAATCCCCTGCAATCCCCGAGAGAATCGAGAAGACCATGGGCAGAAAGCTCAGCAACAAAATTGCTGTTATCACCGGCGCCGGCAGCGGCATCGGACGGGCATCTGCGATACGGTTCGCTGCCGACGGAGCAACCGTCGTGGTCAGCGATATCAACGGCGATTCTGCGACTGCCACAGCTGATCTGATCACCGACGCCGGCGGCAAAGCTACAGCCGTCACGACAGACGTCACCGACGCCGAGGCTGTTTCATCCCTCGTGACCGGTACCGTCGAGAGCTACGGACGGCTCGATATCCTCTACAGCAATGCCGGTGGGCAGCAACCCAAACCCACCCTCGAGGTCACTCCCGCCGCCTTCGCCAATACTGTTGTGCTCAACCTGAATTCCATGTACTACGGAATATCAGCTGCACTGCCATTCATGCTCGAACAGAAATCAGGAGTATTCCTCTCGACGACCTCGGGAGCAGGCATCGGAGCGGTCCCCGGCCTGGCCGCATACGGAGCAGCCAAAGCCGGGATGATCAGCCTCACCCGAAGTATCGCAGTCGAATACGGGGCCTTGGGCATTCGCGCAAACGTGATCTCACCCGGATCAATGGACACCCCCGGTCTACATCGATGGCTCGAAACCCATCCCGACGGTCCCGAAGCCTATGCGGCGCAGATCCCGTCAGGGCGCCTGGGCACTGCCGAGGATATCGCGTCGGTAGCGTCATTTCTGGTGAGCGACGAGTCCGCGTACATCAACGGCACTCTGGTTCCGGTAGACGGAGCCGCCCACTCCAGGCTCAGCATCCCCCGCTTCTGAGTACCCGAATGGATGCATCCAGAGCACCAAATCAATAGGGCTGCAAAGAAATACACTTCTCCCAGTGAACGGGAAGCCGTAGCGACCTCCACGCACACCGCACACTACGGTCATCTCAGAACTTCGCCATCCGGACGCATTCGCGTCACCTCTGGAAGGAACTCTCATGAGATCGAAACGTGAACAGCGTTGGCTGTCTGTGGCGGCCGTCGCGGCTGCAGGAGCGGTGGCCTTGACCGGCTGTGGCAGCCCGAGTGCGGCTGTCGGAGGCGCAGCGGCCGGCACGGGAAGTCAAGGCAGCACCGGCGAAGTAGATACCAACGCCACGATGCGCGTCGGGGCGACTGTCGCGACGTCGCTCGATCCGGTCGCCGCCCCCGAGGCGGTGCGGACCCTGATGTCGACATGGCCCGTCTACGACCGACTTCTCCAAGTCACCGAAGACGGCCAGTATGCCCCGATGCTCGCCACCGAGTGGACCTTCTCGGACAACGGGTCAACGCTGGATCTGAAACTGCGAGAAGGTGTTACGTTCACCGACGGCACACCGTTCAACGGTGACGCCGTCAAGGCCAACATCGACCGGTACCGGGCGGCAACAGGATCTGCCTCCGCAACCGCGACCGCAGCCATCAGTTCGGTAGACGTAGTGGCGCCCAACGAAGTGAAGCTTCGATTGAGCCGCCCCACCACTACCATCCTCAACACCATCGCCATCCCGATCGGTGGCGCGATGATCAGTCCCAAGGCGCTCGGAAACGCTGATCTCGCTACAAAACCGGTTGGCACCGGTGCGTACGTCCTCGAATCATTCGAGCCCGGACAGAAGATCACCTACAAGCGGCGCTCCGACGGGAATATCTGGGATACCAATGCCGGAAAACCCGCAGAAGTACAGATCGGTGCCTACGCGCCCGATGCCAGCAACAACGCCATTCGCACCGGACAGTTGGACGTAGCGCAAGCCGGCGGCGGCACCACGCAACTGCAGAGTGAGATCGACTCGGGCAAGGTGATCGTCCGACGCCAACCGACTGCCTCGACGGTTTCCGGAATGTTCTTGAACAGCACGATTCCCGCGCTGGCCAACATCAAGGTCCGTCAGGCTATCAACACTGCCCTCGATCGGGAGTCTTTGGTGGCGGCGTTCGGCGAAGGCCAGGCAGCACGTGTGCAACCCTTCCCGAGCACTTTGCCCGGGTTCTACGAGGCCGGCGAAAAGTCCTACGCCTACGACGTCGACGCAGCCAAAAAGCTACTCGCAGAGGCCGGCTACCCGAACGGGCTGGACCTCGGCGAGTTCCTGGTAGCCAACAACGGCAGGATGCCGGCCCAGGCTCAGGCCATCCAGGCCGGATTGGCAGAGATCGGCATCCAGATCGGACTGCGCTCGGTCGATATCCTGCAGTTGACCACTGAATACAGCAAGTCCAACGCACCCGGCATGTTCACGTACATGACCTCCGCGTCTCTTGATCCTTCCGCCTGGTTCACCTGGCTCTACACCAGCCCGCTCACCCTTCCCGGTGGCACTCCCGAAGCCATGAAACCGCTCCTTGTCGGCGTCGATGACTCTTCACTCTCGGACACCGAACGCAAGGCGAAAGCTGAAGCCGTGAACAAGTTCTCGGTCGAGAACGCCCTCTATGCACCGCTGATGCAGGGCGTCACGGGAATGCTCATCACCCCGAAGGTCGGCGGAACCGGCACGGGCAATCTTCCTTTCACTCCCTTCGGAGTCAGTGATCTCAGAAACGTGTACATCACCAAGTAGGTAGTTCTGCCGCAAGAATCGAGGCGGGTGTTCGGCGCAAGCCGAACACCCGCCTCGATCACTGGGATCATGCGCGCCAACACCGACGTCGTCGACCGGTGGACACTGCAGTCTTGAGTTCTCACCGGCAAAGAAGGAACCGATCTCGCTGTCACGGTAGGAAACACACCGTTAAGCCTGCCGGTCGTCATCTCCCCACTGGCATGACCGGACTGATCCACTGGCGGAGTGAGTGCGCGACTGTCCGGGCCGCCGAGTGTGTGGGAATGCGCGCCGTCATCTCGACTACCTCGAGCTACACAGTCGAAGAGATAGCGGACGCAACGAGCGAGAACCACTTCTTCCGGCTTTATCCGTGGACAAGCGTCCGTACCGGCGAAAGAAGGTGAACGCAAGCGCGGCATGGGAATTCCGCCCACCCTGACACCCACCAGCATGCTCGACGCAGCACGCCGGCCACGGTAGGCAAC
Proteins encoded:
- a CDS encoding phosphotransferase family protein encodes the protein MTDRSTATRTTATLGIDRLAVTAWFERSVPNALAPFSFEQIAGGRSNLTYLVTDTSGTRWVLRRPPLGKIVATAHDVVREAGILSRLSDTGVPVPTVVGVCTDLEINGSPFFVMEFLDGEILRDSDAVEAFLPPTERRALGNSLVDTLARLHSLDPAAHGWSQRSTSGGYVERQLSRWSASWEGDRVRVLEDISRTRDALSRRTPPQLRSSVVHGDYRLDNALMGTQGQVLGVLDWELSTVGDPLADLGQFLMYWAQPGDEVTALETPPTFAAGLPTRDELADRYLTATGMPGDDLEYYLAFNWWKTACIVEGVYTRVSRGSMGRTDRTPESFGVQAQRLAAQAWSCAQNLA
- a CDS encoding TetR/AcrR family transcriptional regulator, whose translation is MEWSERHDLILGQAASLFATKGIAGTPVRDIADGVGILSGSLYHYFESKDAIAYMIVSRYLDDLTARYEAITDADPRDRLTSIVHASLAASVAHPHASEIYQNNSEYLRKLPGNNTIRSAARTTKTTWMDAIASGIEAGQLRADLPADVIYGLMRDAVWLSLRWFSPTKNYSIEQFGDTLISVFLEGIEPQK
- a CDS encoding SDR family NAD(P)-dependent oxidoreductase, which gives rise to MIDKNYYGPWAVIAGGSEGVGSAYARQLATAGINLVLLARKSGPLEETASEARALGVEVTTLELDLLDDDALDHLRAVTDPLDVGLLVFNAGAGSYASEFVSSDLAAVQRTIDLNIKSQLALTHHFGGRMKERGSGGIILMGSISGYLGTEHISFYAAAKAFGRIFAEGLWLELAPLGVHVLEVIPGATRTPALGRLGLNLDMPGLVLADPEDVAREGLEHLDQGPIWITTGHFETAQKQSGFDRSALLLEAAERFRKMSSAT
- a CDS encoding SDR family NAD(P)-dependent oxidoreductase; translated protein: MGRKLSNKIAVITGAGSGIGRASAIRFAADGATVVVSDINGDSATATADLITDAGGKATAVTTDVTDAEAVSSLVTGTVESYGRLDILYSNAGGQQPKPTLEVTPAAFANTVVLNLNSMYYGISAALPFMLEQKSGVFLSTTSGAGIGAVPGLAAYGAAKAGMISLTRSIAVEYGALGIRANVISPGSMDTPGLHRWLETHPDGPEAYAAQIPSGRLGTAEDIASVASFLVSDESAYINGTLVPVDGAAHSRLSIPRF
- a CDS encoding ABC transporter substrate-binding protein codes for the protein MRSKREQRWLSVAAVAAAGAVALTGCGSPSAAVGGAAAGTGSQGSTGEVDTNATMRVGATVATSLDPVAAPEAVRTLMSTWPVYDRLLQVTEDGQYAPMLATEWTFSDNGSTLDLKLREGVTFTDGTPFNGDAVKANIDRYRAATGSASATATAAISSVDVVAPNEVKLRLSRPTTTILNTIAIPIGGAMISPKALGNADLATKPVGTGAYVLESFEPGQKITYKRRSDGNIWDTNAGKPAEVQIGAYAPDASNNAIRTGQLDVAQAGGGTTQLQSEIDSGKVIVRRQPTASTVSGMFLNSTIPALANIKVRQAINTALDRESLVAAFGEGQAARVQPFPSTLPGFYEAGEKSYAYDVDAAKKLLAEAGYPNGLDLGEFLVANNGRMPAQAQAIQAGLAEIGIQIGLRSVDILQLTTEYSKSNAPGMFTYMTSASLDPSAWFTWLYTSPLTLPGGTPEAMKPLLVGVDDSSLSDTERKAKAEAVNKFSVENALYAPLMQGVTGMLITPKVGGTGTGNLPFTPFGVSDLRNVYITK
- a CDS encoding alpha-hydroxy-acid oxidizing protein, with protein sequence MDTAVLSSHRQRRNRSRCHGRKHTVKPAGRHLPTGMTGLIHWRSECATVRAAECVGMRAVISTTSSYTVEEIADATSENHFFRLYPWTSVRTGERR